ATAGATAGTATAATGTTTAAAGAGTATGATGTTATTGTAGTTGGAGGCGGTCATGCCGGATGTGAAGCTGCCGCTGCTGCTGCAAATTTGGGTTCAAGCGTTTTACTGATTACCATGAATATGCAGGTAATCGGACAAATGTCTTGCAATCCGGCAATGGGAGGAGTTGCTAAAGGTCAAATAGTCAGAGAAATAGATGCACTTGGTGGATATTCAGGAATCGTTACTGACAAAACGATGATTCAATTTCGAATGTTGAATTTGTCAAAAGGTCCGGCTATGTGGAGCCCAAGAGCACAAAACGACAGAATGTTATTTGCCGCAGAATGGAGACACATGTTGGAAGAAACGCCAAACCTGGATTTCTGGCAAGATATGGTTACAGAAATCTTAGTCAAAGATAAGGTGGTTTCAGGAGTAAAAACGAGTTTAGGAATTGAAATCACGGCTAAATCAGTAGTATTAACCAACGGGACTTTTTTAAATGGTCTGATACATATCGGCGAAAAAAATTTTGGTGGAGGAAGGGCAGGAGAGCGCTCTGCAACCGGATTGACGGCATGTTTGAATAGCCTTGGATTCGAATCCGGCAGAATGAAAACCGGAACACCGCCAAGAGTGGACGGCAGAAGTTTGGATTACAGTAAAATGGAAGTTCAGGAGGGTGATTATCCTCCGGGAAAATTCTCATTTACAGAAACTCCAAAACTCGCCGAACAACGGTGTTGCTGGATTACCTATACCAACAAAGAAGTTCACAATATCCTGCATACAGGTTTCGACCAATCCCCTATGTTTAGCGGTCGTATTAAAGGCATCGGACCCAGATATTGCCCTTCAATTGAAGACAAAATTGAAAGATTTTCTGAGAGAGAAAGACATCAAATTTTTGTAGAACCGGAAGGGTGGAAAACAATAGAAATCTATGTAAACGGCTTCTCTACCTCATTGCCCGAAGATGTGCAGTATAAGGCTATGCTTAAAATTCCGGGATTTGAAAATGTCCGTATGTTTCGTCCGGGGTATGCCATAGAATACGATTATTTCCCTCCGGTTCAGTTAAATCATACCCTCGAAACAAAATTAGTGAGTAACCTGTTTTTTGCCGGTCAAATTAATGGCACCACCGGTTACGAAGAAGCTGCATGTCAGGGATTGATGGCCGGTATCAATGCGCACCAAAAAGTGCATGAGCTTGAACCTGTTGTTCTTAGTCGTTCTGAAGCATATATCGGTGTGTTGATAGACGACCTGATCAATAAAGGCACCGAAGAACCGTACCGGATGTTTACCTCCCGCGCCGAATACCGCATCCTCTTAAGACAAGATAATGCCGATATTCGACTGACCCCCCTGGGTTATAAATTAGGATTGGCAAGTCAGGAACGCTATGATAGAATGTTACTGAAGAAAAATCAATCTGAGTCCATTATAAAAGAATTTTTAGAATCGTCTATATCCCCTGAAGAAGTTAATCAAATATTGGAAGAAAAAGACACTCCGGCTATAAAAAACAAGGTAAAATTGATGAGCCTGTTGTTACGCCCTCAGATAGGAATGTCTGATCTTGTTAAGGTTCCCAAGGTGCTTGATTTGTTAAATGAGTATGACGCAGAAGCAGTTGAACAGGCAGAAATCAATGCCAAATATGAAAGTTATATCAACAAAGAACAGGAAATGGCCGAAAAAATGAGCCGGCTTGAAGCGATTAAGCTGTTTTCTGATTTCGATTACAGCACTTTAGTAGCCTTATCATCTGAAGCCCGTGAAAAACTCAGCAAAATAAAACCGCTTACATTAGGACAAGCAAGCAGAATTAGCGGGGTTTCTCCTTCTGATATTTCGGTCTTGCTTATACACATGGGCCGTTAATTCATAAGTTTTCCGTATTTGCAAAACTTCCTAAAAATTGCAATTCCCTTTTTGGACTTTGGCAAAATCGCGAGTTGTTTTTTTTTTGATGTTGTACTAAACAGAGGGTTTAGGTTATTGCATTCTAAAATTAATCATGGAATTTAAAAACCTGTACACCTGAACAGGGATAGATCTGTTCAGAGATATTATGATTATTGCAACTATAAAAAATTGAATTATTCCGACATTGCCGATTGAAATAAATTGAAAAACTGTTGCCCAATGTGCTATGGCAAAAACCATAAAAACCAATAAAAACAAGGCTAATTCTCTGCGCGTAAAAAATATCCGTAATAATTTTCGGTGTGGGATAAAATAGGCGAAAAAAGTAAAAAAGCGGGCAAAAAAGGAGGCTAAAACCACCCCCCAAAGTTGATAAACAGGAACCAAGAAGATATTAAGCCCTACATTCAAACTAATAGAAAACAATCCATACATCAAGAGTTTAGGAGATTTTTTTTCATAATAAATATATATATTCCCAATTTCAATCAAACTTCCGATAATATAACCGGATGCATATAGAAAAACATAGGTGGCTATGCTGTGATAATAAATGTTAGATGTTAACCAATGAATGTTTGTTACCACTACAACAACCGTTGAAGCAAATAGCACAATAAATAAATAATAGAAACGATATATAGAAATGTTATTAACCGGTGTTCCTTCAGTTTCAGATTCCTTTAGTTTAGCAAACACAAAAGGCGTTATTGCATTTTTAACAGCATAAGAAGCCAGCTCAATCGTGGAAGTAAGGACATGCAACAAGCTGTAAACACTCAACAATAACATGTTCAACATCCTTTCAATTAAAAACCGGTCCACATACATATACATCCATGCAAACACGGAAGCAGGTGTTGAGAATTTCATAAATTCCAGCGTATTTTTCAGATAGCTCCAATCGGGCTTCCAGAAAAGCTGCTTTCTGTTTTTCACGATAACCAGGGTAGCTCCAAATACAGATCCTATCGTTTTACCCCATAAAGCGCCTGTTATGCCCGCTTTAAACAAAACAATAAAGACAAGCTGCCCTATAAAACCACCCAAGGCAGTTATCAAAATCAGGGTAACATAGGCAAAAAGATTGTTTCCATTTCGCAAAAAAACGATAAAAGGAGTAACAATAGCTGCCGAAATACCCCCAATAGTTGCAATAGCCCCGTAAGGATAAAATAAAATGGAATCGTTATTGGTAAAAAGAATCGAAAAAAGAAAATTACCGAAAGGAAAAATCAGTAAAGAAAAGATTCCAATAGTCCAGATACAAAAAGTAAGTACGTTTCCGATGTACCGGTCAAGCTCTTCTTTGTTGTGGTGATAGTCGTAATAAAAGGTAAAAACACCGCCACCTATACCCAATGCACTAATTAAAGTAACAAATGAGGAATAGCTGTTCATCAGAGAAAATAAGGCGTAATCTTCATTGCTAAACCAATTTAGATAAATCGGCTGTAACAATAAAGACAAGAGTGGTTGAAAAAAAGAAAGCATCGTATAGACAACCGATGCAGATATGATTTTTTTTAACATTTTCCCGGGAAAAAGAATTTTAATTTCTGTTGCAACTTGTTTTTTGAGTTAAAATTGACAACTTGATTTCATTTGTTTCAACTTTTTTTTAACAACCAGTTTTAAAAGACGACCAAATATTAAAAAGGAAATGAAAAGTATGAGAAAAGTACCCTTCGGTATATGATTGCCATAGTTCTGACGTTTCGGGATGTTTTATATAGCATTGCCGTAAAAAAAGAGGTGGTGAGAAAAACATCACAAATCCGAACATAAAAAAGTAAAGATATTCTGTGTATGAAAATAGCCGGCAAAAAAATTTTGACCGACTACCGATTTACCCTGATTGGTGCCCATTTGTTTTTTTTAACTGGAAAGAAACCAATAATACTGTGCTAAGCAACAACAGACCTACTGCCTGATGTGCTACGCCAAAACCAACCGGAATCCCATATTTAGAAAGCAATAATACCGTTATACCCAAGGCAAACTGTATAAAGAGCAAAACCGGCAGAAAGTTGACGGTGGTTATGAAAACGGATTGACCTGTTGATATTTTTCTTGCTTTCCACCAAAATATCATGATCAGTATAAAAAGCAGATAGGCCAAACTTCGGTGAACGAACTGAATAGTAGCGATATTTTCGGTAAAATTGAGCAGAAATGGGTTCATTGAAAAGATAGTATCCGGCACAAACTGTCCGTTCATGTCGGGGAATGAGGGGTAATACATTGCCGCCCTTAATCCTGACATAAAGCCCCCGTATGAAACCTGTAAGATCAGCAATGTAATCAGTAAAAAGGTAAATTTTTTCAGAGAAGAATTGACCGGTCTTTGATCTTCAGGGATGAGTAAATCCGAAATGAACCATAAAACATAAGAAAACAACGCAACAGCCAACAACAAATGTGCAGTCAGGCGGTAATGACTTACCCAAGGCATGTCAACCAACCCGCTTTTGACCATGATCCAGCCCAATAGCCCCTGACACAAATAAAGAAACAGAAACACTAAAAAGTGGCGGATGGCAGGCCGGTCTAACTGTTTCCGGTACAGCATCACTGCAAAAATGGCTAAAATGAACAAAAATCCAATGCGCCCCCAAAGCCGGTGAAGCCATTCCCAAAAATAAATAAACTTAAACTCGGACAGAGTCATGCCTTTGTTGAGTTTGTGGTATTGCGGTGTTTCGCGGTATTTATCAAATTCAGACTGCCAGCTTTCGGCAGTTAGTGGTGGAAATGTTCCTGTTACCGGTTTCCATTCGGTTATAGACAATCCGGAACCTGTTAACCGTGTTACTCCTCCGATGATTACCTGAAAAAATATAATTACCAACGCTGCTATCAGAAAAAACCCTAACTGTCTCTTATTCTTGTCTGTCATGGGCTACATTAATAAATTGTACCGGATAATTTAAAAACCAACAAATCCCCCTGAAGGGAAGCTCTTTAGAAGGTGAATGCTTCAAACATGGATTGAGTTTGACCTAACAAACACCCTATAAAGTCAGGCACGAAGTTATGTTAAGTTAAAGGAATAACGTCCATAGGTTTGCAATTAAATCATTTACTGAAAAAGCAGTACGGTTTGCGTTTTGCAATCATTATTTCTGAAATCAAAATAAACCGTATATTAACCCGAAGATATCACGGATACTCGTAAACAGAGTGGTATCGGCTTGATTGAACAGTTAACCATCTAAATGTGGCAATTATGTTGAAAAACATCTGTGTTTTTTGCGGCTCGAATACCGGGATTTTAAAAGAATATAAGCAGCAGACTGAAGAGTTAGGGAAAATTATCGCACAACGGAATCTAAAACTAATCTATGGCGGGGGAAATGTGGGGTTAATGGGCATACTTGCCGATACTGTTCTCGGGTTGAACGGTCAGGTTGTCGGAGTAATTCCTGATTTTCTGATGCGCAAAGAAGTGGGACATACCGGATTAAATGTGCAAATAATTGTGCAAACTATGCATGAGCGCAAACAGAAGATGGCAGAACTCTCAGACGCATTTATCGTCTTGCCGGGCGGGATTGGAACGATGGAAGAGTTCTTTGAAATTTTTACCTGGGCACAACTTGGATTGCACAATAAGCCTTTCGCGATTCTCAACTCAGGAGGGTATTATCATCACCTTTTAGCCTTTTTGGATCTGGCGGTAGAACATAAATTTTTGAGCGCTGCTAACCGCAATATGATTATAACCGATACTGAAGTACAGTCGCTGTTTACAAAATTAGACAGTTATCAGCCGCCTTCAACAGAAAAATGGATGGAATTTCTGCAAACATAAACCTTGCATACATTCTTGATTATGACAACTTTGTTTTTAAACGCTGAAAGGCATTAAAACTATGCACAAGCGAAAAAATAAATCGAAAATAATGTCATAAAAAAGTAAAAAAAGTTTGCAAAAATGATTGGGCATCGTTAAATTTACAAATGGCGTAAGTATGAGATACCTACTGCTTCTGCCCAAGTATCATTAAGTTTCAGGTCCATTACTAATCCCAAACCTCTACTATTATGAAAACACTCAATAAAAGTGTGGACACCTTGGTGGAAAAGTTGGCATTAAATGTGCTAACTGATAAGCAGTTAGGTGTAATTAAAGGTGGTGACGGACGCAAACCTCCTCCTCCTGTACCAGATATAGACGATTAGGAGTTTGCAGTTTCTCAACTGCTTTTGTTGTGCAAGCCCCAAAGGTTACATCTATTTAACAGATATGTTCCTTTGGGGCTTACTTTTACCCCTACCCCTTACTTACACAACCAAAGCTTAGGCTGCGAAAACCTCCCTCTGATGTCAGCTACAAAACGACAAACTTGTTTTTTCGGGACCGTTGTTTTAATTTCGCTGTTCTTCTCAGCAAATGGCTTTGTGTTTGCTAATGAAACCGAAAGTAAGACCGTTCTTATTCAAGCATCAACTGACAGCATTAGAAAAGTTGCCGTTTCTCCCCGCAAAGCACTATTACAACTTAGCGACCAAGGCAAGGAGTTTTACCGGAACGGCGAATATGAAAATGCCTTCGGTTTTTTTGCTGAAGCACTCAAATTAGCAGTTGAACTCAACGATTATGAACAAACGCTCGGTTTACTGACCTATTTAGGGCAGATTAGCTATTTGTTGAGTGCGCATAAGGAATCTCTTGACTATTTTCACCATGCGCTCGATGTGGGTGGAAATAATATACCCCAATCCAAAAAAGCGCAGATTTACAGCGGTCTTGCAGATACCTACCTTGCTTTGGGCGACTATAACCAAGCGCTTTCCTACCAGTTAAAATCTCTCGAAATCCGAGAAACGCTTAAAGATGAAAAAGAAATAGCTAAGTCTTACTACGGACTTGGCTCTGTTTTTTTTGAACAAAAACTCTATAGTCAGGCGCTTGATTATTATAAGAAAGCGCTCGAAGTCTGGAAAAAAATTGACAATCCTCAATGGGTACTCACTACCCTTTCTGCGATTGGCACTACTTATGGCAGTATGGGCAAATGGGATCAGGCATTATATTTTGATTTGGAGGCCTTAAAGTTGGTTGAAAAAGACCAAAACAAAGATGTCTCAGCTATGGCCTACATTCTTCACAGTGCTGGTGTTAATTATACCGATTTGGGAGATTTTAAAAATGCAGAAGATTACTTATTCAGGTCGTATAAATTGGCACCTCAGACCGGGAATCAGCAGTTTGAGTCCAATACGTTGGAATCGATAGGATATATGTATATGAAGTCGGGCAAATACGAAATTTCGATTGACTATTTTAACCGCGCCTTACAAATTGCTACCAAAATCGGTGCTAAATCCGACATCGCAAAAATCAAAAACTCTCTGGCTGAGGCTTATCATAAAACCGGTAATCAGGAAGCCGCTTATCAATACCTTAAGCAACATGCTACTTTAAAAGACTCGCTCCTGACAAGTGAAATGATTGACAGGATGAACAACCTCCAAAACAGCTACGAAATACAGAAAAAGGAAAAAGAAGTAGCCTTATTAACTTCAAAGAACAAATTGAAAAAGCTGTATCTTTATTTTGCTTCGCTCGGTGGTTTGGCACTGATCGTGTTGCTTTGGTTAGCTTACGGACGATATAAAGCAGAAACCAAAGCCAAATATCTGGTTGAGATGAAAAATGCCGAAATCGAGGTGCAAAACAAAAAACTGGCAGTCTCCAACAGCGATTTGGAGCAGTTTGCCTATGTGGCATCTCACGATTTAAAAGAGCCGCTCCGAATGATCAATAACTATTCTAACCTGCTTAACAAACGTTATCAAAACAAAATTGACGAATCCGGTAAAGAGTTTTTATACTATATATCGGATGCGGCAACCCGTATGGATAAATTGTTAGACGGACTGCTTGAATATTCAAGGGTGAACCGCAAAAACTTAGATTCAAAAAATATAAACCTCGCCGAAGTGGTAAAAACCGTTACCAACACACTTCAGGAAAGGATTAAACAAACCAAAGCCAAAGTTTATATAGGCAAACTGCCCTCTATTCAGGCTAACTATACTCAAATGATTCAGGTTTTTCAAAATCTGATGGGTAATGCGCTTAAATTTAACAATTCAGACGGTGCTGAAATTATAATAGATTCTTATTTGGAAGAAGACGACTATGTTTTTATGGTCAAAGACAACGGAATTGGTATAGATGAGGAGAACATAGACCGTATTTTTCAGGTCTTTCAACGCTTGCACACCCATCGTGAATATGAAGGCACCGGAATTGGATTGTCTATTACCAAAAAAATTGTCGAGCGATACGGCGGTAAAATTTGGGTTACCTCAGAACCCGGAAAGGGCAGTACTTTTTACTTTACCCTTCCGAAAGCCACCCAGTTGACCGAAAAAACCATAGTTGAGCCTGCCTCTCAAACACCGGCTTTGGCGTTGGAACTCATCAATAATAATATAACTGCCATTTGAGTGCTCCTTTTTTACCCTTTACAACTCAACCCCTGCTTTCAATTTATCTGACTGCATTCTGCAAATTCCATTCTTCAAAGCATTTTTCTTTTTAATTAGCAACCGATGTCTATAAGTTTCTCTACACAAACTTTTCGGTTACAGTGCTATTTTTGAAAATTCATACAATATGACTATATTTGTATGATTATTAAAGGTGTTTCTTCTAAAAAAAGCCTTTACCCTTTCCTGCTTCGATCCTGATACAACTTGTTGTTTATGAAAAGTTTGTTTCAAACCTTTTTGAGTGCTATGGTCTTCGGGCTGATTGTCTATTTTGTTTATGTTGTCTATGACGGCAATAAGGATCGTGTGAGTTGGGGGGAAACAAACCAAAAGTTGAGCGATGAGGCAGAAAAGGTTAGTGAGAAATTCGACAAAAACGTCAGAAAGGTTGAAAAAATTTATAATAAAGTTAAAGACGAACTGGAAGAAGGTGAGCCTGACAATACACCTTTGCAACCTGACGGATATTCTGGAGGGGGCGCTGATACTCCTCCTGCCGCTCCCTCTTCCCAACCGGTAAATACCAAACAACCTTCCGGTAAAGGCGATGTCCCTGTAAACACTACCACAACTTCAACAACCCGACCTACATCTCCACCACAAACAACCGGTATCGGCTCGCCCCGGTCTGCCGGCAATTCATCCGATACAACTACTCCTTACGATATTCAATTGGCGATAATAAAGAGCTCTGCTTTTCATCCAAAAAACTACTTGTCTCTGAACGATTTGGGAACAATATATACCGAACCTGCCTCTGATAACCGCACCCGGGTGATTTTGGGTTCTTTTTACGGACGGGTCAGGTCGGAACAAATTCTGGCGATTGCCAAACAACGAGGGTTTAGCGATGCCTTTTTAATTTTGGGCGGTAAAAGCGCGCCGGTTACTCCTGTTGTCAATTACAATACCCGCCGGCTAACTCCCAATAGTTATATGGTTCAACTGGCAGCTATGTACAGTCCACAGGTTAAAAAAATAAAAGACCTCAGCAAGTTTGGCAATGTATATTATGAATATGCTGCCGACCGCGATATTACCAAAATCCTGATTGGTCCTTACGAAACAAAAGACGAAGCAGAAAGAGCCGTAAAAACAGTTCGGCTTAAAGAATATCCTAAAGCGTTTTCCCGCCGCCTTACCGCACAGGACATCAGCAATCTGGAGCAAATCCATTAAAAGACCAAGAAAACGGCATACACAAAATACCACAAATTAATCGCATGTATTTGCTCCCCATTCATATAAAACTTTAAGTTTGCGTAAAATATCAGTAAAAAGTTTTTGAATAGCCGGATACTATATTTATTGCTTACTTTAGCCCCACAAAAGGACATTCTCTTGTTACCGCTACTCTAAACCGATGAATTATGAATCGATGCATTACACTATCGGTCTTCTTGGTTCTTGTATGTTGCTTGCTTCCTCATTTAGCTCTTTGGGCACAGGAAACTTGTACAAATAATCGTTACCTGTCGGAAAACTTTACCGTTACCCGAACCGAAAACATACCTTACGGTAATGCCCCTGCATTGGTTTATCCTCCCTATATCTCAGAAAACAGCACATACAATAAACAGTTGGTGCTCGACTTGTACCTGCCCGATGCCGACACATTAACTAAACGTCCGGCAATTGTGATGGCTTTCGGAGGCGCATTCTTGGTTGGTTGGAAACAACAACCTCAATTGGTTGACTTTTGCAATGCTATGGCAAGGCGTGGTTATGTAGTTGCAGCTATTGACTACCGGTTGGGCTTCAACATTGCCAATACCAACAGCGCCGTAAGAGCGGTATATCGCGCAGCGCAAGACCTGAAGGCTGCCGTTCGCTTCTTAAAACATCATGCAGTCGAGTATGGTATAGATACCAACTATGTGTATGCCGGGGGAAACAGTGCCGGAGGCATCAGCGCCGTTCATTCGGCTTATGTCAGTGAAGTTGAGCGCAATACAAATCCATTGTTAAGTGCCACATTTGGAGGAGGGGGTATATTTAATGCCTGGCCTGATTTGGGATGTACCGAATGTTCCGGAAATAATCTGGGGCAATCCCCTTACAATATATCGGGTTCTCCCGATTTGGTCATCAGCCTTTGGGGTGCAATTGCCGACCTGAATTTTATTCAATCGCCCACCGACCCACCGATTATCTCTTTCCACGGTTTGAACGACAATATCGTACTTCCCGACGGAGGTGCACCATTCAGTTATCCGGTATTTCCTACACTTTACGGTTCTGTCAGTATTGCCGACCGTTGTAATACTGTGGGGGTTTTAAACGAATTGCACACTTTTGATTTTGGCCATGAGGTATGGATTTTGCCCGACGAAGCCCTGTATATCCAGCAAAAAACTGCGGATTTTCTTTATGAATTCCTGAAACCGGCAACTCCCGAAATTTCAGGACCTGTTTCAGCTTGTGCCAACAGCATTGCCACTTACTCCGTACAACCTCATGCCGATCACACCTTTTGCTGGATGATTCAGGGGGGCGATATCCTTACCAATCCTGCCAATAGTCATACCATCACCGTTCAATGGGGCGAAGGCAACGGCAGTGTCAGTGTCAGAAAAATTAACCGCAACCTGTATGAAAGCGATGCTGCCAACCTCGATGTAAACATCATCCTACCTGCAGTTCCTCAAAACTTGTTGATTCCTACTGCCGGATATATTCAAACTACTGCTATCTGGCAACCTGTTCCGGGTGTTGCTTATGAAGTCAGCTATCAACCCACCGGCGGGGATACCTGGACTACACAATACACAACGCTTAACAGCATTAACATTTCCAACCTGCCGGCATGTACCCGCTATGAAATCAGGGTAAGAAGCTATTGCGGGGATACTTATAGCGACTATGCCTACAACAGTTTTACCACCAACTGTATCAGAGCCAAGGTAAAAGTGTTTTTAGAAGGACCTTTCAACCTTTCGACCGGCAACATGAACACGGATTTGCTTAATAGCGGGCTATTGCCCAATGAACAGCCGTACAACCTGCCCCCCTGGAATTATGACGGCAGTGAATGGATTCCTGCCCTCCCGTTTGGTGCTGTGGACTGGGTTTTGATAGAAATAAGAAGCACTTCAGATGTTTCGATAGTTACCGACCGTGCGGCGGGAATACTGATGAGCAACGGAACGGTGAAGGCTTCCGATGGAACAGACGGGGTTTTGTTGCGCAATACTCCAAATGCCGGAAGTTTTTACTTAGTTGTTCGTCATCGAAACCACGCCCCTGTGATGAGCAAAGGTCCGGTCTTGTTGCCCAATGCTTTTGCTTATGATTTTACCCAAAATCCCGCTCAGGTTTTTGGGCCAAACCAACTCCTACAGTTAAGCCCTTCGACCTATGTTTTATATGCTGCCGATTATGAACAAAACGGCATCGTTAATTATACCGACTATAACCTCCTTCAACCCAACTTGGGACAACCCCAAACCGCCTACTCCATTTATGACGGAAATTTAGACGGCTGGATCAACCTCGCCGATTTCGAGCTTTATGCCAAAAACGCCGGATACATCGGAGTCGGCCTGCTCAGATATTAATACCCCCTATACAAGACAACAAAAAGAACATCCGGAAATCCAACCCCTTGTACTAAATCAACTTTTATCTTCACTCATTACACCCGACAAATGTCTTACCCTAACATTATTGACAAAGCGATAAAATTTCTGAAAAAAGTAAAGCCGGACTCGGACATGCCATCATTGCCCGAAGAAAAGCAACTGCCCTTTATTCCTAAAGGAGGAGCATTTTTAACCGGCACAACCGATGCTGCCGATATTTTTGTGCCCGAAGAATGGAACGACGAACAACGCATGATGGCCGCCTCGCTGAAGGAGTTTATCGAGCAGGAGATACACCCCATTTTAGAAGAACTGGACGAACACAAAGACCCGGAAATGTCGCCAAAGCTGCTCGAAAAAGCCGGCGAACTGGGTTTTTTATGTATGGTCATTCCTGAAGAATACGGGGGATTGGATATGGACTTTAACACCAACCTGCTGTTTGGCGAAGTGGGTGCACAGGGGTTTTCGTTTGCCACCACCATTGGCGCGCAAACTTCAATCGGGTCGTTGCCCATCGTGTTTTACGGTACTTCTGAGCAAAAAGCAAAATACCTGCCCGGCATCGGAACCGGAAAACTCAAAGCCGCCTATTGCCTGACCGAACCCGGAGCGGGTTCCGATGCCAATTCGGGAAAAACAAAGGCTATGCTGAATGTTGCGGGCACACACTACCTCCTGAACGGACAAAAAATGTGGATTACCAACGGAGGGTTTGCCGATATTTTCATCGTGTTTGCAAAAATAGATAACGACACCGACTTGTCGGCTTTTATTGTCGAAAAAGCCTTTGGGGGGATTGAGATTGGACCGGAAGAAAAAAAATTAGGCATTAAAGGTTCGTCAACGGTTCAGGTGTTTTTTACCGATTGCCCCGTTCCGAAAGAAAACCTGCTTGGCGGACGCGCCGAAGGATTTAAAATCGCGCTCAATATTCTTAATACGGGAAGGATTAAACTGGCTGCCGGAGCAGTAGGGGGGAGCAAATTTGCTATCGGCAAGTCCATCCAATATGCCAACGAGCGCATACAGTTTGACAAACCCATCTCTACTTTTGGGGCCATACAGCATAAATTGGCCGAAGCAGCAGCCCGTACTTTTGCCGCCGAATCGGCCACTTATCGCATAGGATATAATATTGACCTGAAATGTCGCGAATTAATGGCTCAGGGCGTTGCGCCGCCCCAGGCCAAGTTGCAGGCCATTAAGGAATTTGCCGTTGAATGTTCGATTATGAAGGTTCATGCCTCCG
This is a stretch of genomic DNA from Sphingobacteriales bacterium. It encodes these proteins:
- a CDS encoding SPOR domain-containing protein, with amino-acid sequence MKSLFQTFLSAMVFGLIVYFVYVVYDGNKDRVSWGETNQKLSDEAEKVSEKFDKNVRKVEKIYNKVKDELEEGEPDNTPLQPDGYSGGGADTPPAAPSSQPVNTKQPSGKGDVPVNTTTTSTTRPTSPPQTTGIGSPRSAGNSSDTTTPYDIQLAIIKSSAFHPKNYLSLNDLGTIYTEPASDNRTRVILGSFYGRVRSEQILAIAKQRGFSDAFLILGGKSAPVTPVVNYNTRRLTPNSYMVQLAAMYSPQVKKIKDLSKFGNVYYEYAADRDITKILIGPYETKDEAERAVKTVRLKEYPKAFSRRLTAQDISNLEQIH
- a CDS encoding carboxylesterase family protein — its product is MNRCITLSVFLVLVCCLLPHLALWAQETCTNNRYLSENFTVTRTENIPYGNAPALVYPPYISENSTYNKQLVLDLYLPDADTLTKRPAIVMAFGGAFLVGWKQQPQLVDFCNAMARRGYVVAAIDYRLGFNIANTNSAVRAVYRAAQDLKAAVRFLKHHAVEYGIDTNYVYAGGNSAGGISAVHSAYVSEVERNTNPLLSATFGGGGIFNAWPDLGCTECSGNNLGQSPYNISGSPDLVISLWGAIADLNFIQSPTDPPIISFHGLNDNIVLPDGGAPFSYPVFPTLYGSVSIADRCNTVGVLNELHTFDFGHEVWILPDEALYIQQKTADFLYEFLKPATPEISGPVSACANSIATYSVQPHADHTFCWMIQGGDILTNPANSHTITVQWGEGNGSVSVRKINRNLYESDAANLDVNIILPAVPQNLLIPTAGYIQTTAIWQPVPGVAYEVSYQPTGGDTWTTQYTTLNSINISNLPACTRYEIRVRSYCGDTYSDYAYNSFTTNCIRAKVKVFLEGPFNLSTGNMNTDLLNSGLLPNEQPYNLPPWNYDGSEWIPALPFGAVDWVLIEIRSTSDVSIVTDRAAGILMSNGTVKASDGTDGVLLRNTPNAGSFYLVVRHRNHAPVMSKGPVLLPNAFAYDFTQNPAQVFGPNQLLQLSPSTYVLYAADYEQNGIVNYTDYNLLQPNLGQPQTAYSIYDGNLDGWINLADFELYAKNAGYIGVGLLRY
- a CDS encoding acyl-CoA dehydrogenase family protein; this translates as MPSLPEEKQLPFIPKGGAFLTGTTDAADIFVPEEWNDEQRMMAASLKEFIEQEIHPILEELDEHKDPEMSPKLLEKAGELGFLCMVIPEEYGGLDMDFNTNLLFGEVGAQGFSFATTIGAQTSIGSLPIVFYGTSEQKAKYLPGIGTGKLKAAYCLTEPGAGSDANSGKTKAMLNVAGTHYLLNGQKMWITNGGFADIFIVFAKIDNDTDLSAFIVEKAFGGIEIGPEEKKLGIKGSSTVQVFFTDCPVPKENLLGGRAEGFKIALNILNTGRIKLAAGAVGGSKFAIGKSIQYANERIQFDKPISTFGAIQHKLAEAAARTFAAESATYRIGYNIDLKCRELMAQGVAPPQAKLQAIKEFAVECSIMKVHASEVVTYVVDEALQIHGGMGYAVETGVERGYRDARITRIYEGTSEINRMLSVAELFKRAFKNKEIDLQASLKSLPLHLLKGALPSTGNDKFAREKQLIQNLKDAFLMVGLRAAQKLKLELAEQQEIVLLLADMLAEAYVSESVWLRIEKLYAADEGKKTEAYKVKRNLARIYLYESVNKARKAGEDAITGFATGAEKTLLMTLLNRLLPRYDVNPIQLRRKVAEYLCKQNDYPF